GAGGTCACATGACCGCGGCAAGCCTTAAGCCGGGTGACGTCGCCGGGTGGGGGCCTTTCAACGCCGATGGGCGTCCAACAGCGCATTGATCCAGTCGAGGTCGAAGGCATCGGGGTCGAAATCCTCCCCGACCCATTCCGTGCTCTCCTCGTGTTCTGGGTGTTGCGGGTCCTTCAAGGACTCCAGCAGCGCGTAGTATCCCCACAGGCCGCCGACGTCCTCGGGCGGGCAGGCCCCCTTGCCCTTGATGCACACCGGCAGCGCGGTCTCGGCATCGACGGGCAGGATCTTCTCCAGGGTAATCTGGTGCATCCAGCCGTCCCCGAAATCGTACTCGTAGATCATCGCGTCTTTTTCATGCCGCAGAATTTGAGCTAGCTTGACCTTGCGCTCGTCGCGAACCCCTTCCAGATCGAATTCGGGATCAGGGACCCCGTAGACGGCACCGTAAGCCGTGAACTGATGCAGATGGCTGTCGCTCCACCCCATGACGGTTTGCAGGACATCATGCAATTCCGCCAGGGTCATGCCACTGTCAACCAGGAAACGACGCCATATCGGGGGTTTGGCACCTTTAAGGGCGACCTTCAGTTGATACGTTTTTTGGGGTTTCTTCGCCATGGATACATTCCTTTCGTGGGTGCCGGCCCCCCACACGCGCACAGCGCGGCACGGGACCCGGCAAAAAGGGTCGGCCAAAGGCCTCCCGGGGCGGGGGCCGCATGTTAAAATCAGCTTACAACGGATCCTGGGGTTCGGACAACCGATCGCAATTGACAGCCGCCCGATTATGGGACATATATCGAAACTGACCGGGCGATGCACAGCCCGCCCATCCTGTCCAAAGGAGCAGCCCATGACGACGGTTCGCATTCTCTGCGACAACAGCATCGGTCGCCTGGATTTTTTGGGCGAACATGGCTTTGCGGCCTTGATCGAGCGCGAGCAGGGCCGTTTTCTGTTCGACACCGGCCAGGGCCTGACCCTGCCCCACAACGTCAAAGCGGCCGGGATCGATCTCCGGGACCTTCGGGCGGTGGTGCTCAGCCATGGGCACTACGATCACACCGGCGGGCTGCCCTGGGTCCTGCAGCACACCGGGTCGGTCAAAGTCGTGGCCCATCCGGCCCTCTTTGATCCCCACATGACCCGCCGCAGCGACGTTGC
The genomic region above belongs to Desulfobacteraceae bacterium and contains:
- a CDS encoding plasmid pRiA4b ORF-3 family protein, whose translation is MAKKPQKTYQLKVALKGAKPPIWRRFLVDSGMTLAELHDVLQTVMGWSDSHLHQFTAYGAVYGVPDPEFDLEGVRDERKVKLAQILRHEKDAMIYEYDFGDGWMHQITLEKILPVDAETALPVCIKGKGACPPEDVGGLWGYYALLESLKDPQHPEHEESTEWVGEDFDPDAFDLDWINALLDAHRR